From the genome of Miscanthus floridulus cultivar M001 chromosome 10, ASM1932011v1, whole genome shotgun sequence, one region includes:
- the LOC136485984 gene encoding uncharacterized protein, whose product MANHRAAAALLLMASLFVAVAISRADARPTVRPNKMAALRIDAHGRGYMADAAAPPEPESEPTCDNCEKPEPKPKPEKPEPKPELTCKKVHGVQTGETCCSVGEGAGLTQDQFLGFNPNLCCEKLFVGQWVCLEATSGCHD is encoded by the exons ATGGCGaaccaccgcgccgccgccgccctcctcctGATGGCGTCCCTCTTCGTGGCGGTCGCCATCTCCAGGGCCGACGCGAGGCCCACCGTGCGTCCCAACAAGATGGCGGCACTCCGCATCGACGCGCATGGACGAG GTTACATGGCGGATGCTGCGGCGCCGCCGGAGCCGGAGTCGGAGCCGACCTGCGACAACTGTGAGAAGCCGGAGCCGAAGCCGAAGCCGGAGAAGCCGGAGCCAAAGCCGGAGCTGACCTGTAAGAAGGTGCACGGGGTGCAGACGGGAGAGACGTGCTGTTCCGTGGGGGAGGGCGCGGGGCTGACCCAGGACCAGTTCCTCGGCTTCAACCCCAACCTCTGCTGCGAGAAGCTCTTCGTCGGGCAGTGGGTCTGCCTTGAAGCCACATCCGGTTGTCATGACTAA